From Tissierellales bacterium:
AGTAAAAACCGTTGAGAGATCATATAGTCTTTTGTTTTAAGTTCATTGGTGATGAAATACGCGAATGCATTTAAAACAGGAGATTATGTGATCTCATCCGAGAGGAAGAGGTGACGTAACAATGATGAAAATATATAAGACAGTAGAAAGTGATTTGATTAAATTAGACCATATTGAAGAAAAATCATGGATTAGTTTGATAAATCCAACATTAGAAGAACTAAAAAACATTGAAGAAACACTTGAAGTTGAGATGGACTTTTTGAAAGCTCCGCTAGATGATGAAGAAACATCTCGTATAGAGATTGAAGATGAACAAATTTTCATATTGGTAGATATACCAGTTATTGAAGAAGAGGATGGTTCTATAGAATACGGAACATTGCCGTTTGGAATAATACTTAAAGACAAATATATTATAACTATATGTCTTAAAGACAATATAGTACTAAATGATTTCAGAAATCAAAAAATAAAGAACTTCTTTACATTTAAAAGAAATAGATTCGTACTTCAAATGCTTTACCGAATAGATACAAAATATCTGATATATCTAAAGCAAATAGATAGAATGAGCAATCAAATAGAGAGACAATTGCACCAATCAATGAAAAATAAAGAATTAATCCAGCTTTTAGATTTGGAAAAAAGTTTGGTATACTTCACGAC
This genomic window contains:
- a CDS encoding magnesium transporter CorA family protein, which encodes MMKIYKTVESDLIKLDHIEEKSWISLINPTLEELKNIEETLEVEMDFLKAPLDDEETSRIEIEDEQIFILVDIPVIEEEDGSIEYGTLPFGIILKDKYIITICLKDNIVLNDFRNQKIKNFFTFKRNRFVLQMLYRIDTKYLIYLKQIDRMSNQIERQLHQSMKNKELIQLLDLEKSLVYFTTSLRGNQLVLEKLGKLKAMKLYPEDEDLLEDVIIENKQAIEMANIYSSILSGMMDAFASVISNNLNIVMKYLTTITIVMSIPTIFASFYGMNVPLPLQNSPYMFWGIFTMALAVALIAGKFLNSKKMF